The Fusobacterium pseudoperiodonticum DNA window TTGGATCTTCTGTAAATTTCACTCCAAATATAGTTAAGTATTTTTTAACTTCTTCATAGTGTTTTCTTTCATCTTCAAAAAGATAATCTATTATGCTTGGTGCAGATTTATAGAAATCTTTATCTCCATCAACTTTACAATCTAAAAGTCTTAGAGGATTTCTATTTATTCTATCTTTACAATCTTCACACATATCATCTAAGTGAGATTGAAAGTGTTCAACTAATTTTTCTCTGTAAATAGTACGAGAACCTTTTGAACCTACTGAATTTATCTTAACTTCTAGATCAGTTATACCTAATTTAGTAAGAAAATTATATCCCATAGCAATAACTTCAGCATCTAGTATAGGAGATTTTTCACCAAAAACTTCCACTCCTATTTGATTGAATTCTCTTTGTCTACCAGCTTGAGGTCTTTCATATCTAAACATAGAACCATTATAGTAGAATCTACTAACATCTTCTTTAGCATAGATAGAGTTTTCAAGATAACATCTAACCATTGACGCAGTGTTTTCAGGTCTTAGAGTTATAGATCTATCTCCTTTGTCTTTAAAAGTATACATTTCCTTTTCAACAACATCTGTTGCTTCACCTATACCTCTTTTAAATAGATCAGTTTCTTCAAAAATTGGAGTTTTAGCAAATTTATATCCATAGTTTTCAAACATTTCTTGAGTTACATTAGAAATATATATATATTTTACTGCATCTTCACCAATTATATCTTTTGTTCCCTTTGGTTTTCTTATTAATTCCATAGTTCTCCCTCCTATTCATTCCATAACTTGTTCAATTTTTCTGCTATCATCTTTTCATTCTTGTTGTTACCAGGTTTATAGTATTTTTTCTTCTTATTCATATATTTTTGTTTAACAAAGTTGTCACTATAACTATGAGGATATTTATAGCCTACATTATCATGACAAATATTAATAGGGACTTCTTGTAATTCACCTTTTTTAATATCAGCTAAAGCTCCATCTATGGCTTCATAGACTGAATTTGATTTAGATGAAATTGCAAGATATACAGTAGCATGTGAAAGTATTATCCTAACCTCAGGCATACCTATTCTTTCACAGGCATTCATAGCTGCATTTGCAATTAAAAGTGCTTCTGGATTTGCCATTCCTATATCTTCACTAGCCTCAATAAAGAGCCTTCTTGCTATATATTTTGGATCTTCTCCACCATCTAAAAGCCTTGCAAGCCAATATACTGCCGCATCAGGATCACTTCCCCTTACAGACTTTATAAAGGCAGAAATCATATCATATTTGTCTTGTTTTTTGTCAAAAGAAACTTGTCTTTCTTTAAAAATAGAAAAAATTTCATCTTCAGTCATTTGAGAATGTATATTATTGTACATCTCAACATAATTTAAAGCTATTCTTGAATCTCCTTGAGCTATATCAATAATTATTTCCTTGATTTTATCACTCATACTTATATTTAGAAATTTTAATCCCTTATCAATTAATTTAGAAATATCTTCATTAGTAAGAGCCTTAAATTCAAATACCATAACTCTTGAAAGCAAGGCATTATTGATATTGTAATAAGGATTTTCTGTTGTTGCACCTATAAGGGTAAGAGTTCCATCTTCAGTATATGAAAGAAGGGCATCTTGTTGATTCTTATTAAATCTATGTATTTCATCTAAAAAAAGTATAGTTCTTTTATTGTAAAGTTCTATATTTCTTTTGGCAGTTTCTACCACAGTTCTTATATCAGAAACACTAGCAGTTGTAGCATTTAATTTTTCAAAATTACAGTCCAAAGTATTGGAAATAATTTCACCCAGACTGCTTTTTCCACAACCAGGTGGACCGTAAAAAATAGAATTAGAAAGAGCTGAATTTAAAATAAGCCTTCTGATAACTCCATCTTTTCCTAAAAGTTTTTCTTGACCAACGAAATCATCTAAATTTTTTGGTCTTAATTTATATGCTAGTGGTTCAACATTTTTATAATTATTTTGAAATAAATTCATAAGCCTTCACCAAATATTTTATTTTTTATTTTACCACAATTTCTAAAATAATGAAATATGTTGAACTAAATAAAAAAATATTATAATATATTAAATATAAATAAAAATAATATTTTAGGAAGTGAAAAAATTATGGATATCTTGAAAAAAATACTAAATAACCCTGAATTAGCAGAAAAAATAAGACTTAAATGTGATATTGAACTATATCCTGAATTACAAGATTTATATGATGAAGATGGACATATTACTTGGAATATTGAAGGGAAAGCCTTTGGAGCAGATGCAAGTGGTGGAGAATTTGTTTTACTTTCTGATGGAACTATAGGATTTAATAGCTCAGAAGGAGAAACAGGACGTATTGCTAAGAATATGAAAGAATTATTTTCTTTACTAGTAAATTGTCCTTGCTTTT harbors:
- the hisS gene encoding histidine--tRNA ligase; amino-acid sequence: MELIRKPKGTKDIIGEDAVKYIYISNVTQEMFENYGYKFAKTPIFEETDLFKRGIGEATDVVEKEMYTFKDKGDRSITLRPENTASMVRCYLENSIYAKEDVSRFYYNGSMFRYERPQAGRQREFNQIGVEVFGEKSPILDAEVIAMGYNFLTKLGITDLEVKINSVGSKGSRTIYREKLVEHFQSHLDDMCEDCKDRINRNPLRLLDCKVDGDKDFYKSAPSIIDYLFEDERKHYEEVKKYLTIFGVKFTEDPTLVRGLDYYSSTVFEIVTNKLGSQGTVLGGGRYDNLLKELGDKDIPAFGFAAGVERVMMLIGDNYPKDIPDVYIAWLGDNTIETAMKIADSLRKENVKVYVDYSSKGMKSHMKKADKLETKYCIILGEDELNKGIVLLKDFSTREQKEVKIEEIINHIK
- a CDS encoding replication-associated recombination protein A; the protein is MNLFQNNYKNVEPLAYKLRPKNLDDFVGQEKLLGKDGVIRRLILNSALSNSIFYGPPGCGKSSLGEIISNTLDCNFEKLNATTASVSDIRTVVETAKRNIELYNKRTILFLDEIHRFNKNQQDALLSYTEDGTLTLIGATTENPYYNINNALLSRVMVFEFKALTNEDISKLIDKGLKFLNISMSDKIKEIIIDIAQGDSRIALNYVEMYNNIHSQMTEDEIFSIFKERQVSFDKKQDKYDMISAFIKSVRGSDPDAAVYWLARLLDGGEDPKYIARRLFIEASEDIGMANPEALLIANAAMNACERIGMPEVRIILSHATVYLAISSKSNSVYEAIDGALADIKKGELQEVPINICHDNVGYKYPHSYSDNFVKQKYMNKKKKYYKPGNNKNEKMIAEKLNKLWNE